From the Theropithecus gelada isolate Dixy chromosome 16, Tgel_1.0, whole genome shotgun sequence genome, the window actgtaggaggccgaggcgggtggatcactaggtccagtgttcgagaccagcctggccaacctagtgaaaccctgtctctactaaaaatacaaaaattagctgggtgtggtggtgcgcctgtagtcccagctactcgggaggctgaggcagaagaatcacttgaacctgggaggcggaggttgcagtgagccaagaccgcgtgccattgcactccagcctgggcgacagagtgagactccatctcaaaaaaaaaagaaaaagaaaaaagccgaactcggtggctcacacctgtaatcccagcgcttggggaggctgaaacagaacgatcacctgaggtcaggagtttgagactagcttgaccaacatggtggcacacgcctgtaatcccagctacttgggaggctgaggcaggagaatcgcttgaacccaggaggcaggggttgcagtgagctgagatcaccgcgccattgcactccagcctgggcaacaagagtgagactccgtctcaaaaaaaaaaaagggggggggctcTGGAGTAAGTTAGATAAACTATGAGGtaaatcagtttcctcatcaataaCATAGGAGCAACAACAGGGCTTGCTCTGTAGCATCCTTAGAGGATTAAAGGAGACAAGGCAGGCCAAGTGTTCAGCACAGTGCCCAGTATGTAAGGAATATTTTATTGGCAGTAGCCTTTGTTTTTACCCAGGGGGCTATGCCATGGAAAAGAGGGCTCCTACAAgatccatgtcttttttttttttttttttgagacagagtctcgctctgtcacccaggctggagtgcagtggcgcgatctcggctcactgcagccgccgtctccctggctcaagtgattctcccacctcagcctcctgagtagctgggaatataggcgcacatcaccatgcctggctgattttttgtaattttagtagagacaggttccaccatgttggccaggctggtcttgaactcctgacctcaggtgatccacttgcctcagcctcccaaagtgctgggattacaggcgtgagccaccgcgcccggccaagatccATGTTCTTTATACCTCTCCTATGATCCCCAAAGAGCTCAGAATGGTGCTCTGCAGTTAAGAGTGTCgagagacacagaaagacccCCCACTCACCCTCCTCCAGCCTACTAGGTCTTGCTGGGCCCCAACCCCCAGCCTCCCTAGAAAACCTCATTTGTATTCCACCGTAGCCTCTCTGGAGGCAGCAGCGGGCAGCGAGGAAGACACTCCAGCAGCTTCTTGGGGAGAAAGATCTTCAGGTGGTGGCTGTTTTCTAAAGGGAATTAGAAGGGAGGGTTTAGTGTGCTACCCCGGGGCATCCCTGTCCAAGGGGAAAGGGCTGAAGGCAATGCAGAGCACTGGGGAGAACTGAAACCTCACTAAGGAGAACAAGGAATCCAAGAATTAGAGGGCTACTAAGGCATGGGGAGAACGAAAGGCTGTGGCCACATTGGGAACCTGCTTTGTGAACTTACCAGCAACCTCGGTGGTGTCCTTGGTATTCATGGTGAGGGTTCCGGGGGGCAAGGTCACCCCCGGCCTGAGGGGCCGGGGGGAGGGGGAGTCTGTGCTGGGAAGGGAGAGAACAAGGTCATGGCAGAAGCCCCCACATTAATCCAGGATGAGAAGTATGAGGTGGGGAGTGAGTATAGAACTGGGTCATAGTATCTGGGAAggatgaggaaagggagggaggggctgaCTGTGATGTGACAGTGGAAGGGAGAACCAGACATGGTGCCCGGAGTCAATATGAGTGAGGAGACTGGACAGAAAGAGTGAGCAGGAAGAaatgggttggggtgggggaggggagaagacagGCAGGTCTGGGGCCTCAGAGGCCCTAAAGCTTGAGCTTTTGCACAGACTGGGGCTATGGCTGGGTCAGGTCCTGGGGGTTGGGACTCAGGCCATCCGGTCCTTGGAGGATGGTTTGGCGAGACAGCCAGGATcctgggggcagggcaggagatTCTACCTCCGGTAGAGAGCTAGGCCTTTAGAAGACACGCCCTGAGTTCCTTCTCTATTTGATTTTTCCAAGGGGGAAGGGCAGATCTGATAACTGAGCCTAACCTATTCTCTCCTCCAGGTTGGTTAGGACCTGATAGAATCTGAGCCAGACACCCAGATTCCCACCCTCAGGACCACCCGCCCTCCAGCTGACAGCCCTCTCTACCTCCCTCTCCCCAAACGCCTCTGCCTCCCCTGGCCTCCAGGCCTAGCCTACCCCATCTACCGCTCTGGCTCCAGCCTGAGCCCCCCGCCCTTCTGGGGGAACAGATGGGAGCTGGAGGAGGCTCTCAGCACGGGCTCCGCCAGGTGTCCAGGATGGAGATGGGAGGAGGCCCGTCGGGCTCGACTGTGTGCAGTGAAGCTGGGGTTGGGGTAAGGACTCCGCCCCAGGGCGCAGGTGCGCAGTCCCGGCTAAGGCAGTCTGCCAGGGTGCGGAGCGGGAGCGGGTCCTAGGGCCGCACTTGGGCGGCGCCGGATCGGACATTTGGCACTCTGGGCGGCCCCCCGGCGGAGTGGTGGTCCCAGGAGAACCTTCGAGGTGGGAGGGTCCCGCCCGCGTAGAGGGATGTTCTGGAGAAGCCGGGAGCAGAGTCTGCGGGCACGCGGTGGGCGAGGGACAGTGCGGGTGCCGGGTGCGGGGGTCTCCGGGACAGTCCCCGGCACGCGCTGGTCTGCCGTGGGGCCCTGCGATGAGCGGCGCCCCCTGGCGCGGGGGAGGAGGACGGAAGCGGGAGGTGAGGGCGAACGGGGAGGAGGGACGGTGGTCCCCGGCGCGGCGCTCCGCGTCAGGGCCTGGAGGAGCTGCGCCCCCTGGCGCGGGGGCGGAGAGGCGGGCGAGAGGCCCTGGCTCTTACCTCCCGGGGTCCCGCGGGTGACGGCGGCAGCGGCCATTCTACCCCACACCGACCCCCCCCCCAGCGCCGGCTGACAGCGGCGTCCGACGTCACTGCGCACGGGGCGGGGCTTCCCAATTAAGGGGATGGGGGTCAGGAAGGGAACCTGGGGTCAGCACACGTGGGGTTCTGGGTGGGGCGCTGGGCAGAGGGACTCGGCTTCTGAAGCTCTGAGCCAGGCCGAGGGACATACTACTGGGAAGTCCCCAAAAAGGCAGCAGCGCTGAGGGGCAGGATTCCAGGGTCCTGGAGGCGGAAGCTCGGCCGACGGACTCCCAGTCCGAGAGAACGGGGCAGGGGCGGCCGACCGGTGCTGGAACCCGAGGGGCCGGGCGAGGAACACAGGACTGGGAGCAGGACCCTTCTCGCCTCGGACAAGACTCCTTGAATTTGGGGAGCCAGCACGACTTCATTGTAGCTGAGTCCTCGAGAAAGCGAAAGGAGCCCACCTTCCCCATTGGCCTCTCCATCGCTGCATCCCAAGAAGAAAGACAACTCGGGCTCCACTTGCTTGCTTTTTAATAACAGAGCAGAGAGAACACAAGGCCAGGGGCGGGGCCTGGAGGAAAACAGGACTTGGGGTGCTCCTGTGAGAGCGGTGGGTTGATTTGGGAGCCCGGGGGGCTGTTAATGCCTAGTTCAGAGGATGGGAAAGGCAGTTGGAGAGGCTAAGGAAGGGGAAACGCCTTCATGTCAGCAATGGGGGTGACTCTAGTGACGGAACTAGTCTTGGGTTCCTGGGGCACCACCAGTATCTCGGCATCAATGGTTTCTCTTTACTCTTCAGACGCTGCCAACTGCATCCCCCAGGGATTGTGAAGGGGGTTCCTCCTGGCTGTGACAGTGCTGAAGGAGGCCAGAGTGTGCAGCTGCCTGGAGGCACAAGCCGCCTCCTGACCCAGGGGACTCCAGGGAGACCAAAGCAGCTGTAAAGATGagagaaattggccgggcgcggtggctcaagcctgtaatcccagcactttgggaggccgaggcgggtggatcatgaggtcaggagatcgagaccatcctggctaacacgatgaaaccccgtctctactaaaaaatacaaaaaaaaaactagccgggcgaggtggcgggcgcctgtagtcccagctactccggaggctgaggcaggagaatggcgtaaacccgggaaacggagcttgcagtgagctgagatccggccactgcactccagcctgggtgacagagcgagactccgtctcaaaaaaaaaaaaaaaaaaaaaaaagatgagagaaattgaaaaagagaatggaaaagtaggtcttttttccagatttcctaGTACCCAAGCTTAGGTACCTCAAAGTCTCTGGCTCTCAGCTACCTTATTTTTGTTCCTCTCAAATCCAGTTCTCCAACCTGGCTCTCAGCTTCTACTGCATCTCCACGCAAGACCAGAAACCCACGTCACTCCCTCTCACTCCACCCAGTTCCACTCCAACAATACCTGGGCCCTGCCAGGAGTGAGAAAACTGTTCTCTTCCTGTGGATAGGTTGCCCTCTCCTCTTCCAGATCAGGGTATTCATTGGTGCTGGGAAATCCACAGCCCTCTTCGCCAAGCACCACTGGCTCAGATGCAGCCCCAGAGCTGCCCCACTGGGCCTTCTTCAGTCTGTGGAGACTTTAGGCTGAGGAGAGAAGTACCTGGAGGCCAGGCTTCCTGTCTCTCCATTCTTCACCTTTCTGTTCTGAAATACTTCCTGCTGGGACTCCAGGGAGTTGTCATTTGACCTCTAACTCTCCACTCCCAATTTTCTGCTCCCCTCAGACTGAAGCATATTGTCTAGGAACCCAGAGGCGACCCCAGCCTCCCCACTGTCCTCCAGTTCTATGGTTTGCTTTCCTGTCTTCAGTGATCCAGTTTCTACTCCTTCCAGCTCAAGTGGCTCATCCTTCTTACCGCAATTCCCTCCTCCTTTTCATATTACAGAAATCTGTTTCAATCACACCAAAGCCCACAGCTTCCTCCCAAGCAGTCTCCCCTCAAAGCTCCCCTCAAACCTCCCCTCAAAGCTCTCAACCCCTTCCTTAGCTCAAACTGTTCCGTCCCCAAATCCTGCATGACTGCCAGAACCTAGATGTCTCCCTTCCTTACTCATTGATGATGCTCTGACGCCTTCTTAGGTCCTCCAGGTGGTAAGTGACAGCTCTCACCCGGGCGGGGACACCCCCAAGCCCCTGCTGCTGCATTCTTTCCAAACAtggcctccttttctttcttctccaaagCATTTCAGGGGGTGGGAGCTGCTCAGGAGGATACAGACCAAGCTGGGAGCAACCAGTGGCTCTCTGTGCCAGAGAATGGGGAAAAAGAGCTAGAAAAAAGAACTGGCTCTCTCAAGGGAGCTTGGATTGAACTAGGTAGGGAGTCCGGGGTCTTAGGAAGACCCCTGTGATATCTCAAAAACATGATGACTGATTCATAGAAAGGAAGTGCACTGGTTGGGGAATACCATAGGGAAGCGGTGATGAGGAGAGCTTGGGACAGGATAGCAGTGGGTGCAATTTTAACAGAGAACTGTTGAAGGCAGAGGGTCTGTCTTACCAGCATGGGTGGAATGTGCTGCTCCTCCAGCCAAGTGAGGCTGTGAAGAACAAAAAGGGGGCTATAAGTGCAGAGGGGACACGTCCATCCATATTGCTCCTTTGATAATCTCTCCCAACCTCCTTTCTGTCATTAGGAGCTACAATGTCCACCAGCCAGTGGGAAATTAACCCCAGACTAGGGCCTATTGCTATATGGGTTTATGGTAGTTTAATCCAGTTAAGACCACATCCAGCTGGTATCCATTTTCTCCTCTACTCACCTGGGCCTTTGACTGAGGTTCTTCCAGAAGACATCTCCATAACGCTGGGGCATGAGTCTGAGGCTCTGGGAAGGCAACCTTGGTGGTGGAGATCGGCTGACCACCCTGGAACACCTGAGGGGAGGACAAGGTAGGCTCAGGTCTGGCTCTTCCCTTACAGCAATCTACTCACCCGAAGGATTCAAGGGCCATCTTTCCATGGGACTGTAAAGCTGCCCAGGTTCCCTCAGGCCGTGTCCTCTCTTAACCACTTTAGCTGAAGAAGGTGGTAAGGCCTCTGCCTTGAAAGGAAATTGAAGCTGGGTTGAGGGTGGAGATTGGCTGTAGTTTGACCCTCAGATCTCACTGAGTCTAAGCTCTATACCGGGgatatccaatcttttggcttcctgggccacaatggaagaagaaaaattgtcttgggccacacataaagtACACGAACactggccgggcgtgatggctcacgcctgtaatcccaacactttgggaggccagtgtgagtgatcacttgaggtctgaagtccaagatcagcctggccaacatgttgaaaccccgtctctactaaaattacaaaaaattagccaggcgtggtggcaggcacctgtaatctcagctacttgggaggctgaggcaggagaatcctgccagagggtggaggttgcagtgagccaagatcgcgccatagtactccagcctgggcgacaagggagaaactccgtctcaaaaaagaaaaaaaggccaggcgcggtggctgactcctgtaatcccagcactttgggaggccaaggcgggcggatcacaaggtcaggagatagagaccatggtgaaaccccgtctctattaaaaatacaaaaaattagctgggcgcggtggcaggtgcctgtagtcccagctactcaggaggctgaggcaggagaatggtgggaacctgggaggcggagctggcagtgagccaagatggcgccactgcactccagcctgggggacggagcgagactccgtctcacaaagaaaaaaaaaattcatgggaggctgaggcgggagaatggcgtgaacccgggaggcggagcttgcagtgagccgagatcgtgccactgcactccagcctgggagcacagcgagactccgtctcaacaaacaaaaaaaagaaaaagaaaaaaaaaaaaaattcacaaaatcataattattatttatttatttatttatttgagatggcgtttcgcttttgtcgcccaggctggagtgcaatagcacgatcttggctcgcggcaacctccgcctcccaggttcaagcgattctcgtgcctcagcctcccgagtagctgggattacaggcgagcaccaccgtgcctggctaatttttgtatttctagtggagatggggttttgccatgttggccaggctggtcttgaactcctgatctcaggtgatccgcccgcctcggcctcccaaagtgctgggattacaggagtcagccaccacacctggccctgtgttttatgttttaaatagtacccatcggccgggcgcggtggctcaagcctgtaatcccagcactttgggaggccgaggcgggcggatcacgaggtcaggagatcgagaccatcctggctaacatggtgaaaccccgtctctactaaaaaaatacaaaaaactagccgggcgtggtggcgggcgcctgtagtcccagctactcggaggctgaggcaggagaatggcctgaacctgggaggcggagcttgcagtgagccgagatcgcgccactgcactccagcctgggtgacacagcgcgagactccgtctcaaaaaaaaaaaaaaaataaataaataaataaataaataaataaatagtaccCATCATTAgctgaaattttatttgtttacacaTTCTAGAATGTGTTCCCCtctctagaatgtaagctctacaAGAGCAGGACCTCTATCCTGCTAATTGCTGAATCTCCAGTGCCTAATACAGTCCCTGGAACACTGTAGTGTTcaaactatttgttgaataaattaatgaatcatCAATGCACTGAGACCAAGCATTGCATTTCCTGTTCTTTATTTCCTAATTCTCTTAGGGAAGGACCCAGGCATGCAATATtccctccatcccctccccaTGCTCCCCACCCAGTGGGAGGACTCACTTGGCAAAGGGGATGAGGTTGCCTCCATCATCCTGCACTTGCATGACTGGACTGGGCTGGGTAGGTAGTTTCCTTTTTGGTGCTGGGAGGATAATGGAAAAGAAGTAATTCattccagctgggcatggtggctcacacctgtaatcccagcactttgggaggccaaggcaggcggatcatgaggtcaggagttcgagaccagcccggccaatatggtgaaaccccatctctactaaaaatacaaaaattagtagggtgtggtggtgtgcgcctgtaatcccagctacccacaaggctgaggcaggagaatcgcttgaacctgggaggcggaggttgcagtgagctgagatcatgccactgtactctagcctgggggacagggcaagactccgtctcaaaaaaaaaaaaaaaaaggccgggcgcggtggctcaagcctgtaatcccagcactttgggaggccgagacgggcggatcacgaggtcaggagatcgagaccatcgtggctaacacggtgaaaccccgtctctattaagaaatacaaaaaactagccgggcgaggtggcgggcgcctgtagtcccagctacccgggaggctgaggccagagaatggcgtgaacccgggaggcggagcttgcagtgagctgagatccggccactgcactccagcctgggtgacagagcgagactccgtctcaaaaaaaaaaaaaaaaaaaagacattcattcaTATAATGTCTGTAGGGATGAGACCAGTAGCAGATCTAGAGACTGGAAAAAGAACATATGGATgctgaaaaaaagagagagcttaAAAGGTATTTGtagcggctgggcacggtggcttacgcctgtaatcccagccctttgggaggccaaggtaggcggatcacctgaggtcgggagttcgagaccagtctgaccaacatggagaaaccccatctctactaaaaatacaaaattagctgggcatggtggcacatgcctctaatcccagctactcgggaggctgaggcagaagaatcgtttgaaccagggagtaggaagttgcagtgagctgaaattgcaccagtgcactccagtctggcaacagagcaagactctgtctcaaaaaaaaaggaaaaaaaaaagaaaaaggtatttgTAGTGCTGGACTATTAATTGAACATTAGGTTGAAGACAGTGAGCACAGGAAAAGTGGACATAGTaaaaagataaaggagaaagCAAATCTTCTGAAGCTAAATGTGCAAAATAAGTCAAATTTACAGATGGCAGTTAAGTGACAACTGGCAATATGgaacaatgaaattgaaaaataatgacagtGGAGATTGGATGGGGCGGAGGCATTTGGGGGTAAGAGAAGTGACAGAATTGAGGGTTCTCAATGAATCAACTATGAGTGGTTAGTGAAAGTTAAGTGTGTggactgggcgctgtggctcacacctgtaatcccagcactttgaggggccgggGCGTGAGAattgcctgacctcaggagttggagaccagcctgggcaacacagagagacatcatctctattttaaaaaaaaaaagttggccaggtgtggtggctcatgcctgtaatcccagcactctgggaggccgaggtgggtggatcacctgaggttgggagttcgagaccagtctgaccaacatggagaaaccctctctctactaaaaaatacaaaaattagctgggtggtggtgggtgtctgtaattccagctactcaggaggctgaggcaggagaatcgcttgaatcggggaggcagaggttgtggtgagtagagatcatgccattgcactccagcctgggcaacaagagtgaaactctgtctcaaaagtaaataaatttttaaaagttaagtgtGGACATAATGGTCAACTGGTGacagggaaggaggaggcagtTGGGAATGCCTGTGGATAGGAAGGTGAGCAGGGAGGTCAGTTGCATATAGCTAAAATGAGGCACAGCCAAAGATGACCTGAAGGCCAGTTGGGGTGGGGAGAAAGGGCAGTTaaggctggggacagtggctcacgcctgtaatcccagcgatttgggaggtggaagtgggtggatcacttgagcccaggagtttgagaacagcctgggtaacatggcaaaacccccctctctacaaaaatacaaaaaaatttagccaggtgtggtggtgtgcgcttgtatctgggaggctgaggtgggagtatcatcTGAgccccgggaggtcaaggctgcagtgaggtgagatcgcaccactgcactccagcctgggcgtcagag encodes:
- the INCA1 gene encoding protein INCA1, which encodes MQVQDDGGNLIPFAKCSRVVSRSPPPRLPSQSLRLMPQRYGDVFWKNLSQRPSLTWLEEQHIPPMLRATGCSQLGLYPPEQLPPPEMLWRRKKRRPCLERMQQQGLGGVPARVRAVTYHLEDLRRRQSIINELKKAQWGSSGAASEPVVLGEEGCGFPSTNEYPDLEEERATYPQEENSFLTPGRAQLLWSPWSPLGQEAACASRQLHTLASFSTVTARRNPLHNPWGMQLAASEE